In the Sandaracinus amylolyticus genome, CCGCGGTCGCGTCCTCGTCGAGCCCCGCGATCGCAGCGAGCAGGTTGAGCTGCGCGACGGTGAGCCCGATCGGCCGCAGCGCCTCGTCGTAGATCGCGTTCACGACCCGCGAGAGCCGACGCAGCGGCGACGCGAGGCACTCGTCGCGAATACGCCGAGCGATCGGCGCGACCGAGGGCTTCGCGGACATCTGGTGCATATACAACCGTCACTCCACGACGTCGAGCCCGCCCTCCGCACCCACCGGCCGCGCTCGTGCCCGACGACCACGCGACGGACTCTCGAGCCCCGAAGGGGGTGGGGCGGAGGGGGCAGAGCCCCCTTCGCATGCACCGCCGTGAAGCCCGCCGCCCGCGCAGGGATCTCGAGACGAACGTCGAAAGCAGGCCGAGCAGCCCTCGCAGAGCGCCGCGCGCAGCGAAGAGGCCGAGCGGCCCGAGCGATCAGCGGACGATGCGCAGTCGGGTCGGGCCCTTGGCCGCAGGGATGCGAGTCCCGCCGGTGCGCTCGAAGTGCAGGTTCGCGACCTTCGCGATCAGCGCATCGCCCACCGCGGTGAACGCCTTCGCGCTCTCGCTCTCGGGCACGCTCTGCACGATCGGCATGCCCTTGTCGCCCCACTCGCGCACCGGGGGCTCGAGCGGGATCTGACCGAGCAGCGGCGCCTTCGCGAACTCCGCGATCTTCTCGCCGCCGCCGCGCCCGAAGAGCTCCTGTCGCACGCCCGCGCTGTCGACGAAGTAGCTCATGTTCTCGATCACGCCGAGGATCGGGAGGCTCAGCTTGCTGCACATCGAGACGCACTTGTAGACGTCCTGCAGCGCGACCTCTTGCGGCGTGGTCACCATCACGACGCCGCTCACCTTGAGCTTCTGCGCCATCGTCAGCGCGACGTCGCCGGTGCCCGGCGGAAGATCGAGCACGAGGTAGTCGAGCTCGCCCCACTCGACGTCCTTGAGGAACTGCTGCAGCGCGCTGTGCAGCATCGGTCCGCGCCAGATCACCGCCTGCTTGTCGTCCTCGAGCAGGAAGCCGATCGACATCATCTTCACGCCGAAGCGCTCGAGCGGGAGGATCTTCTTGTCCTCGCGCGTCGGCGGGTGGCCGTGCACGCCCATCATCGTCGGGATCGACGGGCCGTAGATGTCGGCGTCGAGGATGCCGACGCGAAGCCCCGCGCGCTTGAGCGCGAGCGTCAGGTTCACCGCGGTCGTGCTCTTCCCGACGCCGCCCTTGCCGCTCATCACGAGCACGACGTTCTTCACGCCGGGGATCGGATCGTCGCCCATCACCTCGCGCGTCGGGACCTGCACGTCGATCGCGATCTCGACCGCGCTCGCGCCCGCCTCGCGCGCCGCGTGCTCGATCGACTCGCGCACCTTGGCGTGCACGGCGCTCGAAGGGGTCGCGAGGTGCGCGCGCACCTTCACCTTGCCACCGGGCTCCACCGCGAGATCGGTCAGGGCACCGATGTCGAGCATCGGCTTGTCGAACACCGGATCGACGACCTTCGACAGCGCGGTGCGGAGCGACTCGGTGGTGAGCTCGGCCATGTTCATTTCCTCAGGAGACAACCCAGGTGGCGCGGTGTGTGTCTGCGCAGCGCGCACGTCAAGCGCGATCACGAGCGCGATGTTTCGCCCGTGTATCATGCCGCGCATGACGTACCGGTTCCGCTTGCTCCTGCTCTCGCTCGCATCGTTGCCCTTGCTCGCTGCGTGCGGCGACGACGACGCCCCGCCCGCGACCGACGGCGGCACCGACTCGGGGACGCCGACGACCGATCTGTCGCTCCCCGGTCTCGATGGCGAGGTCGAGGTCGTCTACGACGATCGCGGCGTCCCACACATCTACGGGACCACGCGTCACGACGTGCTCGTGGTGCAGGGCTATCTGATGAGCCGCGATCGCTTCGCGCAGATGGAGTTCATCCGTCGCAGCGTGCTCGGTCGCATCGCGGAGATCGGCGGCGAGAGCTCGCTCGAGGACGACGTGATCTCGCGCTGGGAGGGATACCGGCGCATGGGCGTCGAGATCTACGAGGGCCTCGCGACCGACGATCCGTCGCGCTTGTCGGCGGAGGCGTTCGTCGAGGGCATCAACCTCTACATCGATGCCGTGATGCGCCGCGAGGAGGATCCCGCGGTGATGGGCGCGGAGATCGTGAACGTGGTGCTCGCGAGCCCGAGCTTCGGGCACTGGGAGCCCGCCGACATCTTCGCGCTCGCGCGCTTCCAGTCGGCGAACCTGAGCTTCGATCCGCGCGACGATCTGAACCGCTCGGCGCGCCTCGCGGCGATCGAAGCGGCGTTCCCCGCGGACGACGCCGACCCGCGCATCGCGGCGCGCTCGGGCCTCTTCGAGGATCTCTTCACGCAGCGCCCGGCGCGCGAGGCGTTCACCGACGACGGCTTCCCCGACGGCACGACGATGGCGCTGCTGCCGGTGATCGATCCGCGCCCCTTCGGCGCGCGCTTCACGCCGAACGTGCGCGCGATCCGCGGCGCGATGCCGTTCCTCGATCGCATCGAGGAGCGCCAGTCGCGCATCTTCGGTGACCTCGTCACGCGCGGCTCGAACAACTGGACGGTCTCGGGCGAGCACACCGCGAGCGGCAATCCGATCCTCTCGAACGATCCGCACCTCTCGCTGATCTCGCCCGCAGTGTGGTGGTACGTGCACCTCAACACCGCGCGCATGGGCGGCGAGGACATGATCGACGCGCAGGGCACGGCGTTCGCCGGCCTTCCCGGCGTGGTCATCGGCTTCAACCGCGACATCGCGTGGGGCGTGACGACGACCGGCTACGACGTGACCGACGGCTACCAGGAGCAGATCACCGGCGCGTGCGACGCGGACGGCAACGTCACCAGCGGCACTGTGCTGTGGATGGGCGGGCAGAGCCCGATCGCGTTCCACGAGGAGACGATCGACATCACGGGCGCGGATCCCGTGACGATGCGCTTCCCCTACGCGTCGCATCGTCCGGGCAGCCAGTTCCTGCCGGGCAGCTGCGTGCCGGTCGAGGGCACGACCGATCGCTTCGTCGCGATCAGCGTGCGCTACACGGGGTGGGAGCCGAGCAACGAGCTCGCGACGTTCACCGGGCTGATGACCGCGACCGACGTGGAGTCGGCGCGCGCGGCGCTCGATGCGTTCGAGGTCGGCTCGCAGAACTTCATGATCATCGACGCCGACGACATCATGTGGTCGACGCAGGCGCGCATCCCGGTGCGCTCGGCGATGGCGACGAGCCTCGAGATCGACGCGGAGACCGGCGCGCACACCGGACACTGCCCGCACATGCTCGTGCCGGGCACCGGCGAGTACGAGTGGACCGGCGATCTCGCGGACACCGCGATCCCGCACGATCTCGATCCCGCGCGCGGTTGGATCGCGACGGCGAACCAGGACAACGTCGGCGTCACGCAGGACGGCAATCCCTGCAACGACCCGCACTACGTGGGCGCGGGCTTCGACTACGGCTGGCGCGAGGGGCGCATCCAGGAGCGCCTCGCGGAGCTCGTCGAGCGCGGCGACATCACGACCGACGACATGATCGCGCTGCAGGCGGAGACGCAGTCGCCGCTCGGCCGCACGCTGCGTGATCCGATCGTCACGATCCTCGGCGACACCGCGGCGATCGACGCGCTCGGGCTCACCGAGGACCAGGAGACCGATCTCGCGGCGGCGCGCACCCAGCTGATGGAGTGGACGCTCGCGACGCCGCACGGCGTGGGCGCGACCGACGTCGGTGAGATCGCGGACAGCGTGGCGACGACGATCTTCAACGCGTCGATCACGCGCATCATCCCGCTCGCGCTCGGCGACGAGACCGAGCGCGCGATGGTCGGTGGGCCGACGAGCGAGTCGGCGCGCCTGCTCGAGTGGATGATGACCTCGCCGTCCCGTCTGCTCAGCTACGACGAGACCGCGATGGAGTCGGTGCTCTGGGACGACATCCGCACCGAGGCCGTCGAGACCAAGGCGGAGATCGTGATCCGCGGCGTCCTCGCGGGGCTCGAGTTCCTCGAGGGTCGTCTCGAAGCGGACTGGAACGGATGGCGCTGGGGCCGGCTGCACACGGTGCGCTTCAGCAGCGTCGTGCCGCGCCTCGGCTCGCTCGACCTGATCTCGATCCCCGCGAGCAACGACGAGACGTACCCCGACGGGTTCCCGCGCCACGGCGACTGGGGGAACGTCGATCCCGGCAACTTCGGGCTCTGGAACACCGAGAGCTTCTCGTTCGGCAGCGGCGCGTCGCAGCGCCTGATCGTCGAGATGACCGCCGAGGGGCCCCGCGCGTTCAACGCGATCCCCGGCGGGCAGAGCATCGATCCGCAGAGCCCGCACAAGCAGGACGAGGCGCTGCTGTGGATCCGCAACGAGCAGCCGCCGCTCTACTTCACGGAGCAGGACGTGAACGCGCACGTGGAGCGCTCGTTCACGGTGCGCCCGATGAACTGAGCGAAGAGAACGCTGGGTGAGACGAGGCCCTCGGTGCGCGAGCACCGGGGGCTTCGTCGTCTCGGGGCTCGGCGCACACGTCGCGCGGCGGAGCCGGCGGCTGGTCGAAGCAGGGCGAGCGCCACGAGGTGCTGCACCCACCGCTGTGGAGAGAGCGGGGAGGCGCACGACCCGCGTCGACCTCGAGCACCTCGAGCTGCACGCGACGGTTCGCGTCGCGCGCGCTCGCGGTCGCGCTGCGGGGAACGAGCGGTCGTGCATCGGCGGCGCCGTCGACCTCGAGGCGCTCGGGCGCGATGCCTTGCTCGACGAGCCAGTCGCGCACCGCGGTCGCGCGAGCGCGGGAGAGGCGATCGGGGCGCGGCTCGCCGAAGTCGGCGTGGCCGGTGATGCGGACCCGGACGAGCTGCGGGTTGTCGC is a window encoding:
- a CDS encoding penicillin acylase family protein produces the protein MTYRFRLLLLSLASLPLLAACGDDDAPPATDGGTDSGTPTTDLSLPGLDGEVEVVYDDRGVPHIYGTTRHDVLVVQGYLMSRDRFAQMEFIRRSVLGRIAEIGGESSLEDDVISRWEGYRRMGVEIYEGLATDDPSRLSAEAFVEGINLYIDAVMRREEDPAVMGAEIVNVVLASPSFGHWEPADIFALARFQSANLSFDPRDDLNRSARLAAIEAAFPADDADPRIAARSGLFEDLFTQRPAREAFTDDGFPDGTTMALLPVIDPRPFGARFTPNVRAIRGAMPFLDRIEERQSRIFGDLVTRGSNNWTVSGEHTASGNPILSNDPHLSLISPAVWWYVHLNTARMGGEDMIDAQGTAFAGLPGVVIGFNRDIAWGVTTTGYDVTDGYQEQITGACDADGNVTSGTVLWMGGQSPIAFHEETIDITGADPVTMRFPYASHRPGSQFLPGSCVPVEGTTDRFVAISVRYTGWEPSNELATFTGLMTATDVESARAALDAFEVGSQNFMIIDADDIMWSTQARIPVRSAMATSLEIDAETGAHTGHCPHMLVPGTGEYEWTGDLADTAIPHDLDPARGWIATANQDNVGVTQDGNPCNDPHYVGAGFDYGWREGRIQERLAELVERGDITTDDMIALQAETQSPLGRTLRDPIVTILGDTAAIDALGLTEDQETDLAAARTQLMEWTLATPHGVGATDVGEIADSVATTIFNASITRIIPLALGDETERAMVGGPTSESARLLEWMMTSPSRLLSYDETAMESVLWDDIRTEAVETKAEIVIRGVLAGLEFLEGRLEADWNGWRWGRLHTVRFSSVVPRLGSLDLISIPASNDETYPDGFPRHGDWGNVDPGNFGLWNTESFSFGSGASQRLIVEMTAEGPRAFNAIPGGQSIDPQSPHKQDEALLWIRNEQPPLYFTEQDVNAHVERSFTVRPMN
- a CDS encoding Mrp/NBP35 family ATP-binding protein → MAELTTESLRTALSKVVDPVFDKPMLDIGALTDLAVEPGGKVKVRAHLATPSSAVHAKVRESIEHAAREAGASAVEIAIDVQVPTREVMGDDPIPGVKNVVLVMSGKGGVGKSTTAVNLTLALKRAGLRVGILDADIYGPSIPTMMGVHGHPPTREDKKILPLERFGVKMMSIGFLLEDDKQAVIWRGPMLHSALQQFLKDVEWGELDYLVLDLPPGTGDVALTMAQKLKVSGVVMVTTPQEVALQDVYKCVSMCSKLSLPILGVIENMSYFVDSAGVRQELFGRGGGEKIAEFAKAPLLGQIPLEPPVREWGDKGMPIVQSVPESESAKAFTAVGDALIAKVANLHFERTGGTRIPAAKGPTRLRIVR